The following proteins are encoded in a genomic region of Agelaius phoeniceus isolate bAgePho1 chromosome 17, bAgePho1.hap1, whole genome shotgun sequence:
- the ZNF217 gene encoding zinc finger protein 217 produces the protein MPTQPLLAYMDGPEGIASAVGAQMETSDASMTIKGTNTISYKSLQEKFLLQAEGCMPLDCMFCDESFKHPEELGKHVLTEHRPTLCEPAVLRVEAEYLSPLDKCQVRTSSPSPSNEQDSEELSCKVCGQTFDKAFDIEAHMKKHKDSFTYWCNVCGRRFKEPWFLKNHMRTHTGKPGSRNKHQQGSEGPITINEVVQEHVTENVTSPYKICMVCGFLFHNKETLIEHSKVHTKESVPNGESPQVTAEVNAEETSQNQEFFQFLNLRPNSVPEKDKLQKLAKWIAELDPFTTYQAWQLATKGKIAVGHGQIKEPGQEGSTDNDESSSDKEELCEIWNANKGSQAETTGKSKVNKNSSFTGNGNLTQDKLKHPSGEVPSMEMDSKSSQNKEKPTHCSECGKAFRTYHQLVLHSRVHKRDRRGDGETSTAARTYCADIMGNLEENGAAERMEGGSEDGSEDGLPETINLDKNEDSLERTKVKTLGTSRECSYCGKYFRSNYYLNIHLRTHTGEKPYKCEFCEYAAAQKTSLRYHLERHHKDRHGDSAADGKGDSKGSLRGQETALSLAADAAPETKNLKRLFDGAKDAESCPPAKQQKEVLSLSNAIGSTVFLKVKNNSRESNKGSVCSSLNQVPENVPAPYPEKLKAEKETKEAQPKRERKASVASEEDDVQYICAFIGGKNVNNMQECTENSRRRPVVDCHEQPLDLTSKNSQECSVIASRGLLAPSTCPFCTYRTFYPEVLMMHQRLMHKYNPDTVNKNGYRSKALAKARRTGCPPALLGKDVPPLPLHPNKNRASTNPQQKPLQPGKAKQCAPPQNKAPLFSVSESSSTAPSNLKFHKQQSNLGAQANNYRQPQQEEVHSSFRISPVLDRVKKSDYKIKVLGAPVTQSGLVSSSMNGVLESHLSDPGWACQRGRDYLCSKSGSSAGLDYGESSSKRMKPSVVAVEHLDSPLANYRRYEMSRLHVANRYANLLPQEYPRTKPTPSVLPAKQGLLSADDADPPNGLTALKPYEPYSSGSLYGSCGSSNGQVTSSTGEGKRSVSYQHLPSNLLQKRSFEPFVGNTPFRPSDKKN, from the exons ATGCCCACGCAGCCTCTCCTGGCATACATGGACGGACCCGAGGGAATCGCCAGCGCCGTGGGAGCCCAGATGGAGACCAGCGACGCCTCCATGACCATCAAAGGAACCAACACCATCTCCTACAAGAGCCTGCAGGAGAAGTTCCTGCTGCAGGCCGAGGGCTGCATGCCCCTGGACTGCATGTTCTGTGATGAGAGCTTCAAGCAccctgaggagctggggaagcaCGTGCTAACCGAGCACAGGCCCACGCTGTGCGAGCCCGCCGTGCTCAGGGTGGAGGCTGAGTATCTCAGCCCTCTGGATAAGTGTCAGGTGAGAACCAGCTCACCTTCACCCAGCAACGAGCAGGACAGCgaggagctgagctgcaaaGTCTGTGGGCAGACGTTTGATAAAGCTTTTGACATTGAGGCGCACATGAAAAAGCATAAAGATTCTTTCACGTATTGGTGTAATGTTTGTGGGCGAAGATTTAAAGAGCCCTGGTTCCTCAAAAATCACATGAGAACGCACACTGGAAAACCTGGTTCTAGAAACAAGCATCAGCAAGGTTCTGAAGGGCCCATAACAATCAATGAGGTGGTGCAGGAGCACGTAACTGAAAACGTAACGTCACCTTACAAAATTTGTATGGTTTGTGGTTTCCTATTTCACAATAAAGAGACTCTAATTGAGCACAGTAAAGTGCATACCAAAGAATCAGTTCCCAATGGTGAAAGCCCCCAAGTGACTGCTGAAGTCAATGCAGAAGAAACATCTCAAAACCAGGAATTTTTCCAATTCTTGAATTTAAGACCAAATTCGGTTCCGGAAAAGGACAAACTGCAGAAGCTTGCGAAGTGGATTGCTGAGCTGGATCCTTTCACCACGTATCAAGCATGGCAGCTGGCTACCAAAGGTAAAATTGCAGTTGGCCACGGGCAGATTAAAGAGCCAGGGCAAGAAGGAAGTACAGACAACGATGAGTCATCTTCAGATAAAGAAGAACTCTGTGAAATTTGGAATGCAAATAAAGGTAGCCAGGCTGAAACTACAGGGAAGTCAAAGGTAAATAAAAACAGCAGTTTCACAGGGAATGGTAACTTAACCCAGGACAAACTGAAACATCCCTCTGGTGAAGTGCCTTCTATGGAGATGGATTCTAAATCATCCCAGAACAAAGAGAAGCCAACCCACTGCTCTGAGTGTGGGAAAGCCTTCAGGACATACCACCAGCTGGTCCTGCACTCCAGAGTGCACAAGAGGGACCGGCGGGGTGATGGGGAGACTTCCACCGCTGCCAGGACCTACTGTGCCGACATCATGGGGAACCTGGAGGAGAACGGGGCAGCAGAGAGGATGGAGGGAGGCTCTGAGGATGGCTCTGAGGATGGGCTTCCAGAAACAATTAATTTAG ATAAAAATGAAGACAGCTTGGAAAGAACAAAAGTTAAAACCCTTGGGACCTCCAGAGAATGCAGCTACTGTGGAAAGTATTTTCGCTCCAATTATTACCTCAATATTCATCTCAGAACTCATACAG GTGAAAAGCCGTACAAATGTGAATTCTGTGAGTATGCAGCAGCCCAGAAAACTTCCCTGAGGTATCATTTAGAGAGACACCACAAGGACAGGCATGGTGACAGTGCAGCTGATGGGAAGGGTGACAGCAAAGGCTCCCTGCGGGGTCAGGAGACGGCGCTGTCGCTGGCTGCTGATGCTGCTCCGGAAACCAAAAATCTAAAGAGGCTTTTTGATGGTGCCAAAGATGCTGAGAGCTGCCCACCTGCCAAGCAGCAAAAGGAGGTTCTGTCCTTGAGCAATGCAATAGGCAGCACAGTCTTTTTAAAAGTAAAGAACAATTCCAGGGAATCGAACAAAGGTTCTGTTTGTAGCAGCTTGAATCAAGTACCTGAGAACGTGCCTGCTCCTTACCCAGAGAAActaaaggctgagaaggaaaccAAGGAAGCTCAGCctaaaagagagagaaaggctTCTGTGGCATCAGAGGAAGATGATGTCCAGTATATCTGTGCTTTTATTGGTGGGAAAAATGTGAACAATATGCAAGAATGCACTGAGAACTCCAGACGCAGACCTGTCGTGGACTGTCACGAGCAGCCCTTGGACTTAACCAGTAAGAATTCCCAGGAGTGTTCAGTGATTGCAAGCAGAGGCCTCCTGGCCCCCAGCACCTGCCCCTTCTGTACCTACAGGACATTTTACCCCGAGGTCCTCATGATGCACCAGAGGCTGATGCACAAGTACAACCCTGACACTGTCAACAAGAACGGCTACAGGAGCAAGGCCCTGGCCAAGGCCCGGCGCACAGGCTGCCCCCCGGCCCTGCTGGGCAAGGATGtgcctcctctgcctctccaTCCCAATAAAAACAGGGCTTCCACAAATCCCCAGCAAAAGCCACTGCAGCCAGGGAAAGCCAAGCAGTGTGCCCCTCCTCAGAACAAAGCCCCTCTCTTTTCTGTGAGCGAGTCGAGCAGTACAGCCCCCAGTAACCTCAAGTTTCATAAACAGCAAAGTAACCTTGGAGCTCAGGCAAACAACTACAGACAACCTCAGCAAGAAGAAGTGCACTCCAGTTTCAGGATCTCTCCAGTACTGGACAGAGTAAAGAAATCTGACTATAAAATCAAAGTCCTGGGTGCCCCAGTGACTCAGTCTGGTCTGGTCAGCAGCAGCATGAATGGGGTTCTGGAGTCTCACCTCAGTGACCCTGGCTGGGCTTGCCAGCGAGGGAGAGACTATCTCTGCAGTAAATCCGGGAGCAGTGCAGGTCTGGACTATGGAGAAAGCTCTTCCAAACGGATGAAACCCTCTGTGGTAGCTGTGGAGCACCTGGACTCTCCGCTGGCTAATTACAGGAGATACGAAATGAGCAGATTGCACGTTGCAAACAGATATGCAAATCTGCTACCTCAGGAATACCCTCGCACCAAACCCACACCCTCTGTTCTGCCAGCCAAACAAGGGCTCCTCAGTGCAGATGATGCTGACCCTCCCAATGGATTGACTGCTCTCAAGCCCTATGAGCCATACAGCTCTGGATCACTTTATGGTTCTTGTGGATCTAGCAATGGCCAAGTCACCAGCTCGACAGGAGAAG gaaagagATCAGTGTCATACCAACACTTACCCAGCAACCTGCTGCAGAAGAGAAGTTTTGAGCCCTTTGTGGGGAACACACCCTTCAGACCCAGTGACAAGAAGAACTGA